One window from the genome of Candidatus Didemnitutus sp. encodes:
- a CDS encoding DMT family transporter has protein sequence MLLLLAALCWSLGGVLLKSVNWPPLAVGGGRGLVAAVFLLLVMGRQRPFRWGWLPLATAVAYTGCTLLFAAATKLTTAANAILLQYTAPAYVALLGAWLLKERPTRSDWLTIAVVFVGLAVFLYDGLRLNDVAGILLAIASGVAFSVMIVLLRLQKDDAPIGSIILGNFFAFLCGLPSILGAPLPDARSWVALLLLGVVQLGIAYLVYTKAIKHVTALEAVLIPVIEPILNPIWVMLVLGEKPSALALLGGAIVIGAVTWRAMHSIRQPPPAVLPG, from the coding sequence ATGTTGCTGCTGCTCGCCGCGCTCTGCTGGAGCCTCGGCGGCGTGCTGCTCAAATCCGTCAACTGGCCGCCGCTCGCCGTCGGCGGCGGACGCGGGCTCGTGGCGGCGGTTTTCCTGCTCCTCGTGATGGGGCGGCAGAGGCCGTTTCGCTGGGGCTGGCTGCCGCTCGCCACCGCCGTGGCCTACACCGGTTGCACGCTGCTGTTCGCCGCCGCGACGAAACTCACCACCGCCGCGAATGCCATCCTGCTTCAATACACCGCGCCGGCCTACGTCGCGCTGCTCGGCGCGTGGCTGCTCAAGGAGCGACCGACGCGCTCGGACTGGCTGACGATCGCCGTGGTGTTCGTCGGACTCGCGGTCTTCCTTTACGATGGCCTGCGCCTGAACGACGTCGCAGGCATCCTGCTCGCGATCGCGAGCGGCGTCGCGTTCTCGGTGATGATCGTGCTGCTGCGCCTGCAGAAGGACGACGCCCCGATCGGCTCGATCATCCTCGGCAACTTCTTCGCCTTCCTGTGCGGATTGCCGAGCATCCTCGGCGCACCGTTGCCCGACGCCCGCAGCTGGGTCGCGCTGCTGTTGCTCGGCGTCGTGCAACTCGGCATCGCCTATCTGGTCTACACGAAAGCCATCAAGCACGTGACCGCCCTCGAAGCTGTCCTCATCCCCGTGATCGAACCGATCCTGAACCCCATCTGGGTGATGCTCGTGCTCGGCGAAAAACCCAGTGCGCTCGCCCTGCTCGGCGGTGCGATCGTGATCGGTGCCGTGACCTGGCGCGCCATGCACTCGATCCGCCAACCGCCGCCGGCGGTGCTGCCGGGCTGA
- a CDS encoding ABC transporter ATP-binding protein — protein sequence MPPSAESTPPTLGPSLSSGRIVRRLFGLAWRYRAPWLGVIAIQLVLLTLGVSGLSLTGVGIDYIRHVLQGTPVPRLPFGFALPAWEPMAVLALIAGAILALAGVRSLLNYTYALRVNHLTQQEIVPWLRGRVYDKLQQLSFRFFDENSTGSIINRVTGDVQAVRMFLDQVLVQSVIMLVSLGVYIVYMANLAPGLTLACLATTPLLWTLSAVFTRRMLPLYAKNRDLADDMVRALAESVQGAPVVKAFGREAENRADFLRRNDAVLNQQRAIFWRVSLFSPTVGFLTRVNIAVLLGYGGWLVIRGDLAFGTGLVVFAGLLEQFSGQVNNVAAIVNSMQTSLIGARRVFEILDAPVEIKSPADAVTPARVRGHVRFESVYFGYEPGRLVLHGIDLEVRPGQCVAILGATGAGKSALMSLLPRFYDPTAGRVTIDGTDVRRFEVQELRRNIGLVFQESFLFSHTVAANIAFGQPQATREQIERAARIASAHDFISALPHGYDTVLGESGNTLSGGQRQRLALARAILLEPAILLLDDPTAAIDPETEHEIFAALDRAIAGRTTFIVAHRLSTLRRADFIIVLENGRIVQRGTHEELMRQPGPYVRVADLQLVDSRALHDGDAKGGGK from the coding sequence ATGCCTCCGTCCGCCGAATCAACGCCGCCGACGCTCGGTCCCTCGCTGAGCAGCGGACGGATCGTGCGGCGGCTGTTCGGCCTCGCGTGGCGCTATCGGGCGCCGTGGCTGGGCGTGATCGCGATCCAGCTCGTGTTGCTCACGCTCGGCGTCTCAGGCCTCAGTCTCACCGGCGTCGGCATCGACTATATCCGCCATGTGCTCCAAGGCACGCCGGTGCCGCGTTTGCCGTTCGGGTTCGCGCTGCCGGCCTGGGAACCGATGGCGGTGCTCGCGCTCATCGCGGGCGCGATCCTCGCGCTCGCCGGTGTCCGCTCGTTGCTCAACTACACCTACGCGCTCCGCGTGAATCACCTCACGCAGCAGGAAATCGTCCCGTGGCTGCGCGGCCGCGTCTACGACAAACTCCAGCAGCTGAGCTTCCGTTTCTTCGACGAGAATTCCACCGGCTCGATCATCAACCGCGTGACCGGCGACGTGCAGGCCGTGCGCATGTTCCTCGACCAGGTGCTCGTGCAGAGCGTGATCATGCTCGTGTCGCTCGGCGTCTACATCGTCTACATGGCGAACCTCGCACCCGGGCTCACGCTCGCCTGCCTCGCGACCACGCCGCTGCTCTGGACACTCTCGGCCGTCTTCACGCGCCGCATGCTGCCGCTCTACGCGAAGAACCGCGACCTCGCCGACGACATGGTGCGCGCGCTCGCCGAGAGCGTGCAGGGCGCGCCGGTGGTGAAGGCCTTCGGCCGCGAGGCGGAGAACCGCGCGGATTTCCTGCGGCGCAACGACGCCGTGCTCAACCAGCAGCGCGCGATCTTCTGGCGTGTGAGCCTGTTTTCGCCGACGGTCGGCTTTCTCACCCGCGTGAACATCGCCGTGCTCCTCGGCTACGGCGGCTGGCTCGTCATCCGCGGCGACCTCGCCTTCGGCACCGGCCTCGTCGTGTTTGCCGGTTTGCTCGAACAGTTTTCCGGGCAGGTGAACAACGTCGCCGCCATCGTGAACTCGATGCAGACCTCCCTCATCGGCGCGCGCCGCGTGTTCGAGATCCTCGATGCGCCGGTGGAAATCAAATCGCCCGCCGATGCCGTGACGCCCGCGCGCGTGCGCGGTCATGTCCGCTTCGAAAGCGTCTACTTCGGCTACGAGCCCGGCCGCCTCGTGCTGCACGGCATCGACCTCGAGGTGCGGCCCGGCCAATGCGTCGCCATCCTCGGCGCGACCGGCGCGGGCAAGAGTGCGCTGATGAGCCTGCTCCCGCGTTTCTACGATCCGACCGCCGGACGCGTGACTATCGATGGCACCGACGTGCGCCGCTTCGAAGTGCAGGAACTGCGGCGCAACATCGGTCTCGTTTTCCAGGAGAGCTTTCTCTTCAGCCACACCGTGGCGGCGAACATCGCCTTCGGCCAGCCGCAGGCGACGCGCGAGCAAATCGAGCGCGCGGCGCGCATCGCCTCCGCGCACGACTTCATCAGCGCGCTGCCACACGGCTACGACACCGTGCTCGGCGAGAGCGGCAACACGCTCTCCGGCGGCCAGCGCCAGCGCCTCGCACTCGCGCGCGCCATCCTGCTCGAGCCGGCGATCCTGTTGCTCGACGACCCGACGGCCGCGATCGATCCCGAGACGGAGCACGAGATCTTCGCCGCGCTCGACCGCGCCATCGCGGGACGCACGACGTTCATCGTCGCGCACCGCTTGAGCACTCTGCGCCGTGCGGACTTCATCATCGTGCTCGAGAACGGCCGCATCGTGCAGCGTGGCACGCACGAGGAATTGATGCGCCAGCCCGGCCCGTATGTGCGCGTGGCCGACCTGCAACTCGTCGACTCGCGCGCGTTGCACGACGGCGACGCGAAGGGAGGCGGAAAATGA